In a single window of the Persephonella sp. KM09-Lau-8 genome:
- a CDS encoding class I SAM-dependent methyltransferase, with product MAVLDFLTRKIRYSKVLPLVEEVEKMYKRPLKVLDAGGAAGDFHKILRERGHQVLVCDIDSSADVTVNLEKPLPFNDREFDLAVSLAVIEHLNNWEQFLKELKRVSRNVIITTPTPLGKPVLELLAFFNLVNKEHIRDHKIYLGKDSILGAGYCYSKFLFGLNSVGWYFEPDYYSGE from the coding sequence TTGGCTGTTTTAGACTTCTTAACCAGAAAAATTAGATATTCAAAGGTTTTACCTTTAGTTGAAGAAGTTGAAAAGATGTATAAAAGACCATTAAAAGTTTTAGATGCAGGAGGGGCTGCAGGGGATTTTCACAAGATTTTACGGGAAAGAGGTCATCAAGTTTTGGTTTGTGATATAGATTCATCTGCAGATGTAACTGTCAACCTGGAAAAGCCTCTACCATTTAATGATAGAGAGTTTGACCTTGCTGTTTCACTTGCTGTTATTGAGCACCTGAACAATTGGGAGCAATTCTTAAAGGAGCTTAAGAGGGTTTCAAGAAACGTTATAATAACGACTCCTACTCCCCTTGGAAAACCTGTTTTAGAGCTATTGGCTTTTTTCAATCTGGTAAATAAGGAGCATATAAGAGACCACAAGATTTATCTGGGGAAAGATAGTATACTAGGTGCAGGATACTGTTACAGTAAGTTTCTTTTTGGGCTTAATTCTGTTGGGTGGTATTTCGAGCCAGACTATTATTCTGGGGAATAG
- a CDS encoding helix-turn-helix transcriptional regulator gives MRKKWLEETRFDPESIHIGFFLDISYYVKKFMDEKGISKRNLAEVSGVSYNTIHKLLSGEPVSMKTLARVLSALKIDPRIEIKDSSR, from the coding sequence ATGAGAAAAAAATGGCTGGAAGAAACAAGGTTTGATCCTGAATCAATTCATATAGGGTTCTTCTTGGACATCTCATACTATGTTAAAAAGTTCATGGATGAGAAGGGAATATCAAAAAGAAACCTAGCAGAAGTTTCGGGAGTCTCCTATAACACAATACACAAACTTCTATCCGGAGAACCTGTATCTATGAAAACCCTGGCAAGGGTTTTATCTGCCCTAAAGATAGATCCCCGAATAGAAATAAAAGACTCCAGCAGATAA
- a CDS encoding P-loop NTPase fold protein: MEQGKERNKNQISFLDDIPTEKDEIQLHSKIADSLLEIIKTIENNKKKVIGLFGSWGSGKSTVIKILESKLGKKEGNIEFLIFDSWSHQGDFLKRAFLLELAKKFGIQNEEHNLKNNNQKITIEKALTGKYLEKTIDPKIEIDWSSKVILSIILLAILIGSFNTIFNFFHSPFLYEIIPNWLLGFLTSDISTAVFILAIFMMLLIVIESISKTYFFKKSNINEVHSVKEDMEFMSHDYKKHFEEIIWKAKNKLENIEKFIIVFDNLDRVEDETLMNTLSLIQLTQETFEEIEKNNNQNEQIKNILGKFYFIIPIDRERLENTIKSSMPSEKDSQYAQDFIEKIIPYKTIIPDIYHNNWREFFNERIKEAVPKLSEPTINEIRLIFEKIATVDNLTPRKIKNFINDLVENYIFWKDEIDIRLQALFVAWFYYRKNKEEPSQNGKLPESPQEEDLKTLTLSNEYNQKNIEHILLKQYYKTNSVCDVLIEEMIKNIEDKNIQELEKLINVVKEKHKVENCIIRIWELKEKDYSSNINALLNLIHVIKETLGKSEDYKYIYENFWKNKWKSLLDNQLKNPEKIVDLKEKEILEKLIEKNEKLKQSFIDGTVKVIMAEVEEKKDDAIR, translated from the coding sequence ATGGAACAAGGAAAAGAAAGAAACAAAAATCAAATAAGTTTTCTTGATGATATTCCTACAGAAAAGGATGAAATACAGCTCCACTCTAAGATAGCAGATTCTCTTCTTGAAATTATAAAAACTATTGAAAACAACAAAAAGAAGGTAATAGGTTTGTTTGGCTCATGGGGTTCCGGCAAATCTACAGTAATAAAAATTCTAGAAAGCAAATTAGGTAAAAAAGAGGGAAATATTGAATTTCTTATATTCGACTCTTGGTCACATCAAGGTGATTTCTTAAAGCGGGCTTTTTTACTGGAACTTGCAAAAAAATTTGGCATTCAAAATGAAGAACATAACCTGAAAAATAATAATCAAAAAATAACTATAGAAAAAGCTTTAACAGGAAAGTATCTTGAAAAAACCATAGACCCTAAAATTGAAATAGACTGGAGCAGTAAAGTAATCTTATCTATAATCCTATTAGCTATTCTAATAGGGAGTTTCAACACCATATTTAATTTCTTCCACTCCCCATTTTTATACGAAATAATACCAAATTGGCTATTAGGATTTTTAACTTCGGATATTTCTACAGCAGTATTTATCTTGGCAATATTCATGATGTTACTGATTGTAATAGAGTCTATATCAAAAACTTACTTTTTTAAGAAATCTAATATAAATGAGGTCCACTCAGTAAAAGAAGATATGGAATTTATGAGCCATGACTATAAAAAACATTTCGAAGAGATAATATGGAAGGCAAAAAACAAACTAGAGAATATAGAAAAATTTATTATTGTCTTTGATAATCTGGATAGGGTAGAAGATGAAACCTTGATGAACACCTTATCTTTAATACAGCTTACTCAAGAAACCTTTGAAGAAATAGAAAAAAACAACAACCAAAACGAGCAAATAAAAAACATTTTAGGAAAATTCTACTTTATTATTCCTATAGATAGGGAAAGATTGGAAAATACTATTAAATCTTCAATGCCATCAGAGAAAGATTCTCAATATGCTCAAGATTTTATAGAAAAAATAATCCCTTATAAAACAATTATTCCGGACATTTATCACAATAACTGGAGGGAGTTCTTTAATGAAAGAATTAAAGAGGCTGTACCTAAACTTTCTGAACCTACAATCAATGAAATAAGACTGATATTCGAGAAAATAGCTACAGTTGATAACCTTACACCACGAAAAATTAAAAACTTTATCAATGATTTGGTGGAAAACTACATATTCTGGAAAGATGAAATAGATATAAGACTTCAAGCTCTATTTGTGGCCTGGTTCTATTACAGAAAAAATAAAGAAGAACCCTCCCAAAATGGTAAATTACCAGAATCACCTCAAGAAGAAGATTTAAAAACGTTAACCCTCTCTAACGAATACAACCAAAAAAACATAGAACACATACTCCTGAAACAATACTACAAAACTAACAGTGTTTGTGATGTCTTAATAGAAGAAATGATAAAAAATATTGAAGATAAAAATATTCAAGAACTAGAAAAACTCATAAATGTAGTAAAAGAAAAACATAAAGTTGAAAACTGTATTATCCGTATATGGGAACTAAAAGAAAAGGATTATAGCTCCAATATTAATGCTTTGCTGAATCTGATACATGTAATTAAGGAAACTCTCGGAAAATCAGAAGATTATAAATACATATATGAAAATTTCTGGAAAAATAAATGGAAATCTTTGCTGGATAATCAACTTAAAAACCCAGAAAAAATTGTAGATTTAAAAGAAAAAGAAATATTGGAAAAATTAATAGAAAAAAATGAAAAACTTAAGCAGTCCTTCATAGATGGAACCGTAAAAGTGATAATGGCTGAGGTTGAGGAAAAAAAAGATGATGCAATTAGATAA
- a CDS encoding thermonuclease family protein: protein MKNIIRLKIFSFLLLCLSSAFASEKIPAKVISIIDGDTIKVLINEKTEKVRLIGIDTPESKPNKRAKLQAKRTKQTINEILELGQMAKKHLQSYIYPGDTVYLEFDAQKRDKYGRLLAYVWTNGIMVNEKMICDGYAYPLTIPPNVKYANLFRKCFAKAVKYGFGLWKKKDSNSYTERKKPEKTNNFNLKCKNKKYCYQMKSCEEAKFYLNVCGIKRLDRDRDGIPCEKLCK, encoded by the coding sequence ATGAAAAATATAATAAGGCTAAAAATATTCAGTTTCTTGCTTCTATGCTTATCTTCCGCTTTTGCAAGTGAAAAAATACCTGCAAAGGTTATTTCAATAATAGACGGAGACACAATAAAAGTACTAATAAACGAAAAAACCGAAAAAGTAAGACTTATAGGAATAGATACTCCAGAAAGCAAACCAAACAAAAGAGCTAAACTTCAAGCAAAAAGAACCAAACAAACAATTAATGAAATCTTAGAGTTGGGACAAATGGCAAAGAAACACTTACAGTCTTACATATATCCAGGGGATACGGTTTATCTTGAATTCGATGCCCAAAAAAGAGACAAATATGGAAGGCTACTTGCTTACGTGTGGACTAATGGAATAATGGTAAATGAAAAGATGATTTGTGACGGGTATGCTTATCCGCTGACAATCCCCCCTAATGTGAAATATGCCAACCTATTTAGAAAATGCTTTGCTAAAGCTGTAAAGTATGGTTTTGGTCTTTGGAAAAAAAAGGATTCCAACTCTTACACTGAAAGGAAAAAACCTGAAAAAACCAACAACTTCAACCTCAAATGCAAAAACAAAAAATACTGCTACCAGATGAAAAGTTGCGAAGAAGCAAAATTTTATTTAAATGTATGCGGGATAAAAAGACTTGATAGAGACAGAGATGGAATTCCTTGCGAAAAACTGTGTAAATAA
- a CDS encoding AAA family ATPase translates to MFENFILSKEKGLCVVRTKDYNRVIKKIIKEIQKINRERNKEIKIELHGEGIRTFEGMEFDKEQLIKDIKENVEKVYIFRNFAPLSEDEIVQFIEKYTQKENTRTKVFIVSPEYEIPTSVEPHIEEIFDYFPSEDEIDKGLKYAEGLSLVELRKANEDGNITEYRKRILAKSGGILEVLETHDVDTPVGLDDTIKLIEKVYQSGIGRGTLLLGVPGTGKTLIAKFLSKKYPVIKFNIGAVYNKYVGETEKRLRDTFERLKQFGNCFVFIDEFEKLIANGNGDSGVSKRVLGELLFWLQDKETNNYVIATMNDISSLPVELVRPGRWDFTFGLTPPPKEIRKEIIKYYSEKYNVPFDENLAGIENITPADISAIYRLASIVGVEKAKKFVKLTKDISPRFEETLKAVERYAVPVYQKEIEDLI, encoded by the coding sequence ATGTTCGAAAATTTTATTCTATCTAAAGAAAAAGGACTTTGCGTAGTCAGAACAAAAGACTACAACAGAGTAATTAAAAAAATTATAAAAGAGATCCAGAAAATTAACAGAGAAAGGAATAAAGAAATAAAAATAGAACTCCACGGAGAAGGTATAAGAACCTTTGAAGGGATGGAATTTGATAAAGAGCAGTTAATTAAAGACATAAAGGAAAATGTAGAAAAAGTTTATATCTTCAGAAACTTCGCCCCTTTATCTGAAGATGAAATTGTCCAATTTATTGAGAAATATACACAAAAAGAAAATACTAGAACAAAAGTCTTTATAGTATCTCCTGAATATGAAATCCCTACTTCTGTAGAACCCCACATCGAAGAAATATTTGACTACTTTCCATCCGAAGATGAAATTGATAAAGGACTAAAGTATGCTGAAGGATTGTCATTAGTGGAACTTAGAAAGGCTAATGAAGACGGAAATATTACTGAATATAGAAAAAGAATTCTTGCAAAGTCAGGTGGAATACTTGAAGTTTTAGAAACTCACGACGTTGATACTCCTGTTGGTCTTGATGATACAATAAAGCTGATAGAAAAGGTATATCAGTCGGGCATCGGTAGAGGTACTCTCTTACTCGGCGTTCCAGGAACAGGAAAAACCCTCATCGCTAAATTCCTGTCTAAAAAATATCCAGTAATCAAGTTCAACATAGGAGCTGTTTACAACAAGTATGTTGGAGAAACTGAAAAAAGGTTAAGAGATACTTTTGAAAGATTAAAGCAGTTCGGAAATTGCTTTGTTTTTATAGATGAATTCGAAAAACTTATTGCAAATGGAAATGGGGATTCTGGAGTTTCTAAAAGAGTACTTGGAGAACTCCTGTTTTGGCTTCAGGATAAAGAAACAAACAACTATGTAATAGCTACAATGAATGATATATCCTCACTTCCTGTTGAACTTGTCAGACCAGGAAGATGGGATTTTACTTTCGGTCTTACTCCACCACCTAAAGAAATTAGAAAAGAAATAATCAAATATTACTCTGAAAAATACAATGTTCCCTTTGATGAAAACCTTGCCGGCATAGAAAACATCACTCCTGCTGATATATCTGCCATATACAGACTTGCTTCTATTGTTGGAGTTGAAAAGGCTAAAAAATTCGTTAAACTCACTAAAGACATTTCTCCAAGATTTGAAGAAACATTAAAAGCTGTTGAAAGATACGCAGTTCCTGTTTATCAAAAAGAAATTGAAGATTTAATATAA
- a CDS encoding SAVED domain-containing protein has translation MEILTTILNALSDSWGYTEPLIGYSAAIAGLYYFVVTYYKKNKKYKNKSENGRVYVALQVGRPVSEAVKKFFNTNDLVLVDVEAVLGKTTLETDKDYKKLANAVYRELAKNQDKEIHLVLSGPVGLNFLIGQITGLNHFDVHIYQFDPVSKGYMELPQPDRTWLKH, from the coding sequence ATGGAAATTTTAACAACAATTCTAAACGCTTTATCAGATTCTTGGGGCTACACCGAGCCTCTAATTGGATATTCAGCTGCTATTGCTGGTCTTTATTACTTTGTGGTCACCTACTACAAAAAAAATAAAAAATACAAAAACAAAAGTGAAAATGGAAGAGTTTATGTCGCTCTCCAAGTAGGTCGTCCGGTTTCAGAGGCTGTAAAGAAATTCTTCAATACAAACGACCTTGTTCTTGTCGACGTTGAAGCTGTACTCGGTAAGACTACTCTTGAAACTGATAAAGACTACAAAAAGCTCGCCAATGCTGTTTATCGTGAGCTTGCGAAAAATCAAGATAAAGAGATCCACTTGGTTTTATCTGGACCTGTCGGCTTAAACTTCTTAATCGGACAGATAACTGGATTAAATCATTTTGATGTTCATATATACCAGTTTGACCCTGTAAGCAAGGGATACATGGAGCTCCCTCAACCAGACAGAACCTGGTTGAAACACTAA
- the rnhA gene encoding ribonuclease HI, with protein sequence MKKIEIFTDGACSGNPGPGGWCAILRFKGKEKILKGSKVETTNSEMEIKAVLEGLKALKEPCEVDLYSDSQYVVKAISEWIYNWQKNNWKNSSKKEIAHKDMWEEIYKLMQTHKINPIWVKGHSGHEENERCDKIAREEAKKLKRKQYEKKMAGRNKV encoded by the coding sequence ATGAAAAAAATTGAAATATTCACAGACGGAGCCTGCAGTGGTAATCCAGGTCCAGGAGGGTGGTGTGCAATCCTGAGGTTTAAAGGAAAAGAAAAAATCTTAAAAGGCTCAAAGGTTGAAACAACAAACAGTGAAATGGAAATAAAAGCTGTTTTAGAAGGGCTCAAAGCTCTTAAGGAGCCCTGTGAAGTAGATCTATATTCAGACTCCCAGTACGTCGTTAAAGCTATATCAGAATGGATTTACAACTGGCAGAAAAATAACTGGAAGAACTCTTCAAAAAAAGAAATTGCACACAAGGATATGTGGGAGGAAATATACAAACTTATGCAAACACACAAGATAAACCCTATATGGGTAAAAGGACATTCAGGGCACGAGGAAAATGAAAGGTGCGACAAAATAGCAAGAGAAGAAGCAAAAAAATTAAAAAGGAAACAGTATGAGAAAAAAATGGCTGGAAGAAACAAGGTTTGA
- a CDS encoding single-stranded DNA-binding protein, with the protein MATAKSEARNVNINKAYVTGRLVSDTENVKLESGRVVTKGRIAVSRTVKGKEHTSFVDIEMFSENGMHLKKGQQVFIDGRIIVDEWKDENENYHSKTKIQAFKITSVGVSGNDINHIMISGRLVKDPVVAVVSEGRSVLKMRVAVNRRYEKNGEWKEITEFVDVVHFGTTEYIAKLAAKLSKGKFIYIQGRLHQESWKNSEGENRSRIVVVAEQINLSNIKKSENTQETEKEEKEKPKKKTTAKKNSQKSKKKEKDEYEEIEKEIEELDVDGIETPF; encoded by the coding sequence ATGGCAACAGCTAAAAGCGAAGCAAGAAACGTAAACATTAACAAGGCTTACGTAACAGGTAGACTCGTATCGGACACCGAAAATGTCAAACTTGAAAGCGGAAGGGTAGTCACAAAGGGAAGAATTGCTGTCTCAAGAACAGTGAAAGGTAAAGAGCACACATCCTTTGTGGATATTGAAATGTTCTCTGAAAACGGTATGCATTTAAAGAAAGGACAACAGGTTTTTATAGATGGAAGAATTATTGTTGACGAGTGGAAAGATGAAAACGAAAACTACCACTCAAAGACCAAAATACAAGCTTTTAAAATAACATCCGTGGGAGTGAGCGGGAATGATATCAACCACATTATGATTTCTGGTAGACTCGTAAAAGACCCTGTAGTTGCAGTGGTATCAGAAGGAAGATCTGTACTCAAAATGAGGGTTGCAGTAAACAGAAGATACGAGAAAAATGGAGAATGGAAAGAAATTACGGAGTTTGTGGATGTGGTTCACTTTGGAACCACGGAATACATCGCCAAGCTGGCCGCTAAACTCTCAAAAGGAAAGTTTATCTATATACAAGGAAGACTCCATCAAGAAAGCTGGAAAAACTCAGAAGGGGAAAACAGGAGCAGAATAGTAGTCGTGGCAGAGCAAATAAACCTATCAAACATCAAAAAATCTGAAAATACTCAAGAAACTGAAAAAGAAGAAAAAGAAAAACCAAAGAAAAAAACTACTGCCAAAAAGAATTCCCAAAAATCAAAGAAGAAAGAAAAAGACGAATACGAAGAAATAGAAAAGGAAATTGAAGAGTTAGACGTAGACGGAATAGAAACGCCTTTCTAA
- a CDS encoding cold shock domain-containing protein, translated as MKGVIKWFSKERGYGFILGEDNKNYFVHIKDIEGLDIPKEKDIVEFEITETEKGAQAINVKIIEKNTEKNTDPLVVCENCNKKMVPRVISVDGVLIKSVCPYCGSTYKDFRGEKDLTILIIFGSILFLLFSLIFIVAITS; from the coding sequence TTGAAAGGAGTAATAAAATGGTTTTCCAAAGAACGAGGATATGGATTTATCCTAGGAGAAGATAATAAAAACTACTTTGTCCATATAAAAGATATAGAAGGATTAGACATTCCTAAAGAAAAAGATATAGTTGAATTTGAGATAACAGAAACTGAAAAAGGAGCCCAAGCCATAAACGTAAAAATAATTGAAAAAAATACGGAAAAAAACACAGACCCTCTCGTAGTATGTGAAAACTGTAATAAAAAAATGGTACCAAGAGTTATATCTGTAGATGGAGTCCTTATAAAATCTGTATGCCCATATTGCGGAAGCACATATAAAGACTTCAGAGGAGAAAAGGATCTAACAATTCTTATAATCTTTGGCTCTATTTTGTTTCTCTTATTCTCTTTAATATTTATAGTGGCTATTACTTCATAA
- a CDS encoding DEAD/DEAH box helicase, translating into MEVIEKKENKKLNINTESLYDWQLEALEKIWDRSAVLSAPTGAGKTKVAFLWMDIPNAGKSHRIIYTVPIKALANEKYRELSFLYGEEFVGIETGDIKKNQNAPMIVCTQEVYTRKYSKRKENLKVVIDEFHYIFVDHNRARAYIDGIRFSSPNHQILIMSATFGDAQAVVDYLNEISNKEFVLYETDFRPTELIFTENVYSIDTIPPHSIVYLFNITAISYLVKTVATYRKPLPVLKRRRISRLANSYKVNLEKFPELMRGVAQYHSRLTYTEKKFIEKLINEKYIDIVFSTNALGVGVNLPVENVIFASFKVPCGFKETRTLLKSEFLQLSGRAGRKGYFDTGYVSVLQHSFLRYETGSQIIETYRKLLEKEIEPPVVKLTLDVEKIVKEQTSIEKEIEYVTKYSFPKINKENVGPGAGKIKSILDNIDKETKSLLKEFFFPELSLEDNIKLVEFLKNQPVQTEVIALDYHETIKMQKIVIDALSLPVSSRDEIATLLLKRKIAKTLYGKQIKNISIEISGIYKIEETLRKMDPLLLIG; encoded by the coding sequence ATGGAAGTAATAGAAAAAAAAGAAAATAAAAAACTTAACATAAATACAGAAAGCCTCTACGATTGGCAACTAGAGGCTTTAGAAAAAATATGGGATAGGTCTGCTGTCTTGTCTGCTCCTACAGGTGCAGGTAAGACTAAAGTGGCTTTCCTGTGGATGGATATACCTAACGCAGGAAAGTCTCATAGAATAATCTATACCGTCCCAATAAAAGCATTAGCAAATGAAAAATATAGAGAACTCTCCTTTTTATACGGAGAAGAGTTCGTTGGAATAGAAACGGGGGATATTAAGAAAAATCAAAACGCCCCCATGATTGTATGCACCCAGGAAGTGTATACAAGGAAATATTCAAAAAGAAAAGAAAATTTGAAGGTTGTGATTGACGAATTCCACTACATATTCGTTGACCACAACCGAGCAAGAGCTTATATAGACGGTATCAGATTCTCATCTCCAAACCACCAAATCCTTATAATGTCTGCTACTTTTGGAGATGCTCAGGCCGTTGTTGATTATCTAAATGAAATCTCAAATAAAGAGTTTGTTCTTTACGAAACAGACTTTAGACCTACTGAACTTATATTCACTGAAAATGTTTATTCTATAGATACTATTCCCCCTCATTCAATTGTTTATTTGTTTAACATAACTGCTATTTCTTACCTCGTTAAAACAGTTGCCACTTACAGAAAACCTCTACCTGTTTTAAAAAGAAGAAGAATATCAAGACTTGCAAACTCTTATAAAGTCAACCTTGAAAAATTCCCAGAGCTGATGAGAGGTGTTGCTCAGTACCATTCAAGACTGACTTACACTGAGAAGAAATTTATAGAGAAACTGATAAATGAAAAATATATAGACATCGTATTTTCTACAAACGCTCTCGGGGTTGGAGTTAACCTTCCAGTTGAAAACGTTATATTTGCTTCGTTTAAAGTTCCATGCGGTTTTAAAGAGACAAGAACTCTCCTCAAATCTGAGTTCTTACAGCTATCGGGGCGAGCAGGCAGAAAAGGTTACTTTGATACAGGTTATGTATCTGTATTACAGCACAGCTTCCTTAGATATGAAACTGGCTCACAAATAATAGAAACTTACAGAAAACTACTTGAAAAAGAAATAGAACCTCCAGTCGTGAAACTTACTTTAGATGTCGAGAAAATCGTAAAAGAACAAACCTCTATTGAAAAAGAAATTGAGTACGTAACAAAATACAGCTTCCCTAAAATAAACAAAGAAAATGTTGGGCCTGGGGCTGGGAAAATTAAAAGCATATTGGATAACATAGATAAAGAAACTAAATCTCTATTAAAAGAGTTTTTCTTTCCTGAACTATCCCTAGAAGATAACATCAAACTTGTTGAGTTCCTCAAAAACCAACCTGTTCAGACTGAAGTAATTGCACTAGACTATCATGAAACGATAAAAATGCAAAAAATAGTTATCGATGCTCTCTCTCTCCCTGTCTCATCAAGAGATGAGATAGCTACTCTTCTACTTAAAAGAAAAATCGCTAAAACCCTATATGGAAAACAAATAAAAAACATCTCTATAGAAATCTCTGGTATCTACAAAATAGAAGAAACCCTTAGAAAAATGGATCCCCTCCTGCTCATCGGATAA
- a CDS encoding GtrA family protein: MDYRKVSRFIFIGGLAFLVDYFIFKFLHPYVGVSARIISFLTAAFFSWSLNRRFTFEFQERNIFMEFVKYLSSSKIAYVTNVSIFYVFFSVVGMKALFSYIVATGFSALVSYNLYRRI, translated from the coding sequence ATGGATTATAGGAAGGTATCTCGCTTTATTTTCATAGGTGGTCTTGCTTTTTTGGTTGATTACTTTATTTTCAAGTTTTTGCACCCGTATGTAGGTGTTTCTGCCAGGATAATAAGTTTTCTTACAGCTGCATTTTTTTCCTGGAGCCTAAACAGAAGATTTACTTTTGAATTTCAGGAGAGGAATATTTTTATGGAGTTTGTCAAATACCTTTCCTCTTCTAAAATTGCTTATGTTACTAACGTAAGCATTTTTTATGTATTTTTTTCGGTAGTAGGTATGAAAGCTTTGTTTTCTTATATTGTAGCCACAGGATTTTCGGCTTTAGTGAGCTACAACTTGTATAGGAGGATATAA